GTGCTCTCGGGCGCCGCGGACGACGAGACGGTCCAATGTGTTCCCTGTCGGTCGGTTGGGCCGGCCGGTCGCTCCGGGCCCGCAGTGGGGTGTCGGGGGGTCGAGGGGGGCAACGCCGTCACTGCCCGCGCGCAGTCCGTGACGACGGCGACGTCGTCGCGGACCGAGGTGCTCAGGCGGGAGCCGGGGACGACGCTCCGGCGGGGTCGAAGACGGGCGCGTGACGACGCCAGGGCGACAGACGCTCCAGCTCCCCGGCGGTCCAGAGTAGTCGCCCCTCCGCCCCCGGGGGACCGACCAGCTGGACGGCCAGCGGCTGCCCGGTGGGCCGGGTACCGGCGGGTAGAACGAGGGCCGGCAGGCCGGCCAGGTTCCAGGCCGCCGTCCACGGCGCCCAGCGCGCGTTGGCCGTCACGTTGGCCAGGAAGGATCGCTCGTGCCAGGGCCGCGCGGGCAGCGGCGGGCCGGTCGTCACGGGCGTGAGCAGCACGTCGAGGGCCGCCTCGGCGAAGAAGGCGGTCACCTGCGCGCGGAACCGCTCCGCGGTGGCCGGCCGGACCAGGCGCGCGGCCCGCACCGCCCGCCCGACGCGGGCGTGGGTGCGGCTGCGCGGCTGCAGGTCGGCGAGCGGGACCCCGAGGTCCGCGGCGTCGTCGGCGGCGGCGGCCATCCAGCGGGCCAGCGCCCCGCCCGCCGCGCCGACGGGGATCGGCGGGTCCCGGTGGACGACGGTGTGCCCGGCGGCGACGAGGGCGGCGACCACCGCCTCGACCGCCGCGCGGGCCGGCCCGTCCACGCGCGCGCCGGGGACGGGTGAGCGGGTGGAGACGGCGACGCGCAGCGGCCGGCCGGGCCCCTCGAGCGGGGCCGGCTGCTCCCCCGCCAGGACCGCATGGGCCACGGCCAGGTCGGCCACCGTGGTGGCCAGGGCGCCGTTGACCGCCATGCCCGACCAGTCGTCGGCGCCCAGGCCGCCGGGCACCACGCCCCGGCCGGGCTTGAGGGTGACCAGCCCGCACGCGGCCGCCGGCAGGCGCAGCGACCCCATGCCGTCGTTGCCGTGGGCGAGCGGGACCGCGCCGGAGGCGACCGCCGCGGCGCTCCCGCCGGAGCTGCCGGCCGGTGAGCGGGCGGTGTCCCAGGGGTTGCGGGTGACGGTGCCGGGCCCGTCGGTGGCGGCGTAGAGGCACAGCTCGGGCACCCGGGTGACGCCGACGACGACGGCACCGGCCCGGCGCAGGCGGGTGACGACCGCGTGGTCGCGCCGCTCCGCCGGCCCGGTGCGGGCCGCCACCCCGTCGGTGCGCACCTCCCCGGCGACGGCGACGTTGTCCTTCACCGCGACCGGCACCCCGGCCAGCGGCATCGCGAAGCGGGTGAGCGCGGTGTCGACGGCGTGCGCCTCGGCCAGGGCGGCCTCCCGGCGCACCACGCGGAAGGCGCCGACCCGCGGCTCGACCTCGTCGAGGTGGGCCAGGTGCGCGCGGACGACCTCGACCGCGGTCAGCTCGCCGGAGCGCACCCGGGCCGCCAGTTCGGTGGCCGGCCGGCCGACGACGCCCGCCGTGACCGGACCGGCGGGGCCGGTCCCGTCCGGTCCGGCGCCGACCCGCAGACCTCCGCTAGCGTCCATGCCCGGACCGTATCGGCGGCCGCCGACACTCTCCGACCGGGAGGCTGGGATGGGCTACACGGGCGACGTCGAGGTGGGCGGGCCGGCCGACGTCCGGGAGCTGCCGGGGCTGGTGATCAGCAAGCTGGCGGTCAGCGAGATGGCCAACAACGCCTACCTGCTGCGCGACCCGGGCACCGGCGAGGCGCTGTTGGTCGACGCCGCCGCCGAGCCCGAGGCGCTGCGCGCGCTCATCGGTGACGCCGACGTGCACACCGTGGTCACCACCCACGGGCACTGGGACCACCACCGCGCCCTGCCCGAGGTGGTGCGGGCCACCGGCGCGGTCACCGTCGCGCACCCGGCGGACGCCGGTGACCTGCCCGTCCCGGTGCAGCGGCCGGTGGACCACGGCGACACGGTGCGGGTGGGCCGGCAGACCCTGGAGGTGGTGCACCTGCGCGGGCACACCCCGGGCAGCATCGCGCTGGTCTGGCGCGGGCCCGAGGGCGCGGGCACGCACGTGTTCACCGGCGACAGCCTCTTCCCGGGCGGCGTGGGGAAGACGTGGTCGCCGGAGGACTTCACCAGCCTGGTCGACGACGTCGAGGAGCGGCTGTTCGGCGCGCTGCCCGACGACACGTGGGTGTACCCCGGCCACGGGAGG
This window of the Geodermatophilus sp. DSM 44513 genome carries:
- a CDS encoding MBL fold metallo-hydrolase — translated: MGYTGDVEVGGPADVRELPGLVISKLAVSEMANNAYLLRDPGTGEALLVDAAAEPEALRALIGDADVHTVVTTHGHWDHHRALPEVVRATGAVTVAHPADAGDLPVPVQRPVDHGDTVRVGRQTLEVVHLRGHTPGSIALVWRGPEGAGTHVFTGDSLFPGGVGKTWSPEDFTSLVDDVEERLFGALPDDTWVYPGHGRDTTLGAERPHLAEWRARGW
- a CDS encoding amidase — encoded protein: MDASGGLRVGAGPDGTGPAGPVTAGVVGRPATELAARVRSGELTAVEVVRAHLAHLDEVEPRVGAFRVVRREAALAEAHAVDTALTRFAMPLAGVPVAVKDNVAVAGEVRTDGVAARTGPAERRDHAVVTRLRRAGAVVVGVTRVPELCLYAATDGPGTVTRNPWDTARSPAGSSGGSAAAVASGAVPLAHGNDGMGSLRLPAAACGLVTLKPGRGVVPGGLGADDWSGMAVNGALATTVADLAVAHAVLAGEQPAPLEGPGRPLRVAVSTRSPVPGARVDGPARAAVEAVVAALVAAGHTVVHRDPPIPVGAAGGALARWMAAAADDAADLGVPLADLQPRSRTHARVGRAVRAARLVRPATAERFRAQVTAFFAEAALDVLLTPVTTGPPLPARPWHERSFLANVTANARWAPWTAAWNLAGLPALVLPAGTRPTGQPLAVQLVGPPGAEGRLLWTAGELERLSPWRRHAPVFDPAGASSPAPA